From Betta splendens chromosome 3, fBetSpl5.4, whole genome shotgun sequence, the proteins below share one genomic window:
- the nedd4a gene encoding E3 ubiquitin-protein ligase NEDD4-like isoform X1, with protein MARRLRLHFASRRSNTDPLSESLSSHGEDSSVGVPAHSPAESLAHSSVHLKVTPLSPDDANLQQYSSVFIPMVNTAARSRRSILQISLQPCGKLGGELDGSIEDGVNEGGAGTGSDGGSCSSSMASDAGYCSSSSIFEPEAPEKHRTTKERASLCCKPKVPLRRCSSLVIFPKSPCSSPPASPVSPVALPALPPSRGSQTTAGESAQGDDGVPGKGSGTATAGGHRCPKGGPSAESRDTKHMVHFNIPLQDEPECEADGGSTTTEPSPARERSSRHSSSVLLHFAHQRPAVSGKGASATATLNVEYSRAPHPEDEPHRKLYRSTSACLLSSTKHWETTANACSYGQRPEGTHCHRAMQRSFSLEVPYANTGISCHVSNAKLSSTRSPHVHIHLSPFCPSKSSDSVTGVNVSHKGNMAPGALGQSAETRDDFLGQVDVPLNQIPTENPNRERPYTFKDFLLHPRSHKSRVKGHLRLKMTYLPKSSSTEEDRADHTEDAEPEWEFLEAQNLAGRRQSQQLPPLPPGWEERQDNLGRIYYVNHERRTTQWQRPTELDGDLEAQRRQNLNIGMQNSFIARRQISDPDESTTRESPEVINRSSWEIITEDESTLYHSNNQRISPPEEIQILSDEPRNTRASGATASERRSSYTNHASNSNHSSRRGSAQSSTREEHPARPVLLPATAGLPPGWEEKWDSKGRRYYVNHKAQSTTWIRPILQKTSDAPTAAQSAAGSSLPPASPQHTASPDESPQSTARTEATSDAGFLPAGWEVRSAPNGRPFFIDHNTKTTTWEDPRRKTSVHKRPALDPSDLGPLPAGWEERIHSDGRIFYIDHNTRTTQWEDPRLQNSAITGPAVPYSRDYKQKYDYFRKKLKKPADIPNRFEMKMRRNAVLEDSYRRILSVKKPDLLKARLWVEFEGEKGLDYGGVAREWFFLMSKEMFNPYYGLFEYSATDNYTLQINPNSGLCNEDHLSYFKFIGRVAGMAVYHGKLLDAFFIRPFYKMMLQKPITLQDMESVDSEYFNSLMWIVQNDPTDLDLRFTIDEELFGQTHQHDLKPGGAEIVVTNENKSEYIHLVIQWRFANRIQKQMTAFKEGFFELIPQDLIKIFDENELELLMCGLGDVDVNDWKANTKYKNGYSSNHAVIHWFWKTVLLMDAEKRIRLLQFVTGTSRVPMNGFAELYGSNGPQLFTIEQWGARDKLPRAHTCFNRLDLPPYESFEELREKLHIAIENAQGFDGVD; from the exons ATGGCACGTCGGCTCCGCTTGCATTTTGCGTCAAGGAGAAGCAACACGGACCCCCTGTCAGAAAGCCTCAGCAGCCATGGTGAGGACAGCAGCGTCGGTGTGCCAGCTCATAGCCCCGCTGAGAGCCTGGCGCACAGCTCCGTCCACTTGAAGGTGACTCCTCTGTCACCGGACGACGCTAATTTACAGCAGTACTCGTCCGTATTCATACCGATGGTTAATACAGCGGCACGTAGCAGGAGGAGCATTCTGCAAATCTCACTCCAGCCCTGCGGCAAACTCGGTGGAGAGCTGGATGGCAGCATAGAGGATGGAGTCAATGAGGGCGGAGCGGGGACGGGCTCTGACGGAGGCTCGTGTAGCAGCAGCATGGCCAGCGATGCCGgatactgcagcagcagcagcatcttcgaGCCAGAAGCCCCGGAGAAGCACAGGACCACAAAGGAGAGGGCTTCGCTGTGCTGCAAGCCCAAGGTCCCGTTGAGGCGGTGCTCGTCCTTGGTGATTTTTCCAAAGAGCCCCTGCAGCTCGCCGCCTGCTTCCCCGGTCAGTCCAGTGGCCCTGCCCGCTCTCCCACCATCAAGAGGTTCCCAGACGACCGCCGGTGAGTCCGCGCAAGGCGACGACGGGGTGCCTGGCAAGGGGTCCGGCACCGCGACAGCAGGTGGCCACCGTTGCCCGAAAGGAGGCCCCTCAGCCGAGTCCAGGGACACCAAACACATGGTGCACTTCAATATTCCCTTACAGGATGAACCAGAATGCGAAGCGGACGGCGGGAGCACGACAACGGAACCGTCGCCCGCACGGGAGCGATCGAGTCGTCACTCGAGCAGCGTGCTGCTCCACTTTGCCCACCAGAGACCAGCGGTGTCGGGGAAGGGAGCGTCGGCCACGGCCACGCTCAATGTGGAATACTCGCGTGCCCCCCACCCAGAGGATGAACCGCACAGAAAGCTCTATCGTagtacctctgcctgtctgttatCCTCCACGAAGCATTGGGAAACGACAGCGAACGCGTGCTCATATGGACAGAGGCCTGAGGGAACCCACTGTCACCGAGCCATGCAGAGGAGCTTCTCCCTGGAGGTGCCCTACGCCAACACTGGAATCTCCTGTCACGTTTCGAATGCGAAGCTCAGCAGCACCCGCTCGCCGCACGTGCACATTCATTTGTCTCCCTTCTGCCCGAGCAAGTCGTCAGACTCTGTCACTGGTGTAAACGTGAGCCACAAAGGGAACATGGCGCCAGGGGCCCTCGGTCAGAGCGCAGAG ACACGTGATGACTTTCTGGGACAGGTGGACGTCCCGTTGAATCAGATACCG ACCGAAAATCCTAACAGAGAAAGACCATACACGTTCAAGGATTTCCTGCTTCATCCACGAAG CCACAAgtccagggtcaaaggtcatctgCGTCTCAAAATGACCTACCTGCCAAAAAGCTCCAgtacagaggaggacagagcagacCACACGGAGGACGCGGAG CCTGAATGGGAGTTTCTGGAGGCCCAGAACCTGGCAGGCCGCAGACAGAGCcaacagcttcctcctctgcccccaGGCTGGGAGGAGCGCCAGGACAACCTGGGGAGAATCTACTACGTCAACCACGAGCGCAGAACCACGCAGTGGCAGCGGCCCACAGAGCT AGACGGGGATTTGGAGGCTCAAAGGAGGCAGAACCTTAATATAGGGATGCAGAATTCGTTCATTGCACGCAGACAGATCTCAGACCCTGATGAGAGCACGACGAGAGAGTCTCCTGAGGTCATTAACAGATCT AGCTGGGAGATCATCACAGAGGACGAGTCCACATTGTACCACAGCAATAACCAGCGCATATCGCCACCCGAGGAGATCCAGATACTCAGTGATGAGCCCAGAAACACCCGCGCCTCTGGGGCCACAGCTAGCGAGCGCCGCTCCTCCTACACT AATCATGCTAGTAATTCAAACCATTCCAGTCGAAGAGGAAGTGCCCAGTCCTCAACCAGAGAAGAACATCCTGCTAGACCTGTG CTGCTTCCAGCCACAGCTGGGCTGCCTCCAGGCTGGGAGGAGAAGTGGGACAGTAAAGGACGGCGCTACTATGTCAACCACAAGGCTCAGAGCACTACATGGATACGCCCCATCCTCCAG AAAACGTCCGACGCCCCGACAGCAGCGCAGAGCGCTGCAGGTTCGTCCCTGCCCCCTGCGTCGCCTCAGCACACCGCGTCCCCCGACGAGTCTCCTCAGTCCACCGCGAGGACCGAGGCCACGAGTGACGCTGGCTTCCTGCCTGCGGGCTGGGAGGTTCGCAGCGCCCCCAATGGAAGACCCTTCTTCATCGACCACAACACCAAGACAACGACCTGG GAAGATCCCAGGCGAAAGACGTCTGTACACAAGAGACCTGCACTTGACCCCTCTGACCTCGGCCCTCTGCCG GCCGGCTGGGAGGAGAGGATCCACAGCGATGGGAGGATATTTTACATAGATCACA ACACCAGGACCACACAGTGGGAAGATCCCAGATTACAGAACTCAGCCATTACCGGACCA GCTGTGCCTTATTCCAGGGATTATAAACAGAAGTATGACTACTTCCgaaagaagctgaagaagccg GCTGACATCCCGAACCGCTTTGAGATGAAGATGAGGCGCAATGCGGTGCTGGAGGACTCGTACCGACGCATCCTCTCGGTGAAAAAGCCGGACCTGCTGAAGGCTCGTCTGTGGGTGGAGTTCGAGGGGGAAAAGGGACTGGACTACGGCGGCGTGGCCAGGGAGTGGTTCTTCCTCATGTCCAAGGAGATGTTTAACCCGTACTATGGACTGTTTGAGTACTCAGCCAC GGACAACTACACGCTGCAGATCAACCCCAACTCAGGTTTATGTAACGAGGACCACCTGTCCTACTTCAAGTTCATCGGCCGCGTGGCGGGCATGGCTGTGTATCACGGGAAGCTGCTGGATG cTTTCTTCATTCGGCCTTTCTACAAGATGATGCTGCAGAAGCCAATCACCCTCCAGGACATGGAGTCTGTT gacAGTGAATATTTCAACTCCCTGATGTGGATTGTGCAGAACGACCCAACAGACTTGGACCTGAGGTTCACCATTGACGAAGAGCTGTTTGGACAG actcacCAGCATGACCTGAAGCCAGGAGGTGCAGAGATCGTCGTCACTAATGAGAACAAGAGCGAATACATCCA CCTGGTGATACAGTGGAGGTTTGCAAACAGGATACAGAAGCAGATGACTGCCTTCAAGGAG GGATTTTTTGAGTTGATACCACAGGATCTAATCAAGATCTTTGATGAGAACGAACTTGAG CTGCTGATGTGCGGCCTCGGAGACGTGGATGTGAACGACTGGAAGGCCAATACGAAGTACAAGAACGGCTACTCCTCCAACCACGCGGTCATCCACTGGTTTTGGAAG ACGGTGCTACTGATGGATGCAGAGAAGCGGATTCGGCTTTTGCAGTTTGTGACGGGAACGTCCAGAGTCCCAATGAACGGCTTCGCTGAACTCTACG GGTCTAATGGACCGCAGCTGTTCACCATCGAGCAGTGGGGGGCACGTGACAAACTCCCCCGAGCCCACACATG CTTCAACCGGCTCGATCTTCCTCCGTACGAGTCGTTTGAGGAACTGCGGGAGAAGCTTCACATCGCGATTGAGAACGCACAAGGGTTCGACGGGGTGGATTAA